ATGCcactcgcgaaaaaaaaattgcccagaCAACCAACTTTCCATCTCTGGGAGGGGCATCTTTCTTTCTGAATTGTTGGGAATACAAATGTGGGCGCGGGCACCTCGgcgatgctttcttttttttttttttttttgaaaggggTGGTGTGTGGGGGAAGGAGGGAGAGTTGGCTGTAGTAGCTGTTCTAATAGCGGCGCTGAGCTATATAGGTTTAAATGCACGTATTTCATAAAGTGGACGGTGCGATGACCGCatatcggacgcgttattcgaaggtggcaggttcggtcCATGCCagttgcaagttatcttttcatctgtCAGGCTTTCTTCCCATTTACCTTATAGTTACAACAAATAACACGCCCTATATTTGACTTTTTTgcctgttagatctaattaatgctgtgtcaaacaaaaaaataacgaGCTCATCAAAGTCCTCTTGTTCATACATGGTGAATGCATGCATCAGGACATTCGTACATCACCCTCACCCTACCTCGAATCCGTTCGTAGTCAACTGTCATTGTAAAGATGTTTTAATGACTGTGGCAAAGCTTTCACGCGTGATCTTGAGAGCCCAAGCTGTGCGTATGTAGGCTAAGAGTTCTCAGTAGCTCACCGGTAATGGTGCTCTCCAAGCACTTGCGGTCAGCCTTGCGTTGGCCACCCACAGGGGCCACCTTAGCGATGGCTGCTCCCGCTGGTGGCGACATGTACTCGACAGAGGCGAAAGGGAGCTCCGGTTCTGCACAAGGCACCGCCCAGAAGTCGGCGGGAGCGTCCGTTTTCGTGTCGACTGCGGCATTCCGACGCGAGGGTGGTACGGCCGTCGGGAGACAGGACTGCGTCGCCGAGTCCACCATGACGGGTGAAGGCTTTCCTCGAGGCCGTGTCGAAGGCGGCATGCCGCTGGTCTGCTGCTCCACCTGCTTCGGTTGTTGCGTCTCGGTCTTTGCGTCTGTCTCCGTCTCCGACCCCGGCTTGAACGCTTGACCTGTCGCTGGTGGCGTCCCCGCTGTGGTCGCCGTCCTCGTCTCGGCGTGTGTGCTTTGTTTTGTCGCCCTTAGCGACTCGGCTTCGACCGGTTGTACTCCCAGTTGTGGCCGCTTCTGAACGGATTCGATCATCGGTGTCGCCTTTTCCGTCTTTGGCGCTGAATCCCGTTTCCCTTGCGGTACATCGACGGCGGCTCGGCCTTCCAGCTGCAACGCGCCTTGATCTGCGACCTGCACTGCCCGAACCACGTTTACTGGCGCTGGTTGGCTGCTCCGCCTTTCCGAGGCCGCCTCGCCCGGGTCGCCGGGCTTCGGCGAGCTCTCCGACGAGAAGGTTCCCCCACCTGTGGACGTCGACGTGGACAGCGATGACAACGCGGCCTTGCCCAACGCTGAAGTGTTGGCGCTCGCCGCTTGACCGGCTGCAGTTTCGTGCTTGGCTCCACTGTGACGCTTTAATGATGCGGGATTGGTTTGGAGGCTGAGAGTCCTGCTGTGCCGATGCTGTGCCTGTAATCAAGAGAGGTTActaaattcagaaaaaaaaatgtttgattcGCGATGACACGAACGGTCACTATTCGATTCACGCATGGTGAGTGAAGTTAAGAGGCGACCAGATGTCAACGCTGTATGATCGGTGCTTCCATATATAGGAACGAACAGGAACCTTAAGTTAAGACACTCTCTCCAGAGAATCTACAGTTCTATTATTCGCTGAACTGAAGAGGTTATTTCCGCTATATACGTTTCCCTTAGCTTTAGAAGGGTGTGCTGGCTTGTGGTTAATCCACAAAAGCTGTGTCCTACGTGCGTTTTCGCTCAACATACCGGCTACATGTACATGCACCTTATACGACGGTACAATGTAACGAAATTCAGCTGCGAATATTCTCGCGCTATGCCAGGTTTTCATCGACCTTACACCGCCTCTTGCGAAACTCAGTGACCTATAGAGGAGGCTTTGGAATGGttaggtaaaaaaaataaaacagcaatTGCAGCTTTATAGGCAAGGCGCTCGAGGAATGCCTTGTTTAAATGCCTCACCGAAATTGCGTTGCGTTAGTGTTGCGCTGTTCTTTCATAAGCGATAAATATCGACTAGTCAAACAAGAAGCTCTTCGGCGTGGTTGACCAGCGCAAGTGACGAGCACTGAAGAAAAACTCGAACATGTAGGGCCATGGAGGGGTGAAATTTCCCCTATAGCCTGTATCGCACGTAACGTTTATGTGGAAATGCACTGCTAAATGTAAGACGAAGAAAAAGGCAAAGAGATTAAACTTAACGTCACAAGAGTAAGTTCAAGCGTGTATTTTCAGGCCGCATACACTCTGTCAAGTGGCGGAGGTTACGCCTATATAAAAGCAGGTGATTTTGTTTTACCATattcactagaaaaaaaaattgaaacaagagACGCGAGGCTGAGCTAAACGTCACCTTGACAAGCCTCACATCCTTCCACTTAGCACCTTCTCTCCTTGTAGCCACCTTCTATAATACTGCAGCTGTGATGATCTCGAATAACGCGTGCAGGATGCTCGACCATGCACTTTCGAATTTAAATGCGCTGCTTGACCAATAGCCAACGGAACCAAACCGGCCTAACTCGAGGATTTGCATCGCAGGCAGTGGTTACTTCGTGAcacgctgtggtggtctagtgcatGACTATATATGGTGCTCCAATGCTAAccggaaggtcgcgggatcgaatcccagctgcggcggcagcatctTCGTTCAAGTATATAGAAAACGCTCGAGACCCGTGTAtaagatttaggtgcgcgttaatgaatcccaggtggtcgaaatttccggagccccaaATAATCATATCAGTGGATCATACTTGGCTACGCGTATACTCTGCATGTACCAGCGAGCTTGGAATATTGCCTGCCTTACACAAGTACAGACGTATCCACTATTAAAGGAAGCATCTGCGTTAGTAGCACGTATAGATTTCGCCATCTTACGGAATCATAgcggcttagatatgcataaggctactggtggttgaaagttccgactcctcttgacagactattgacttgcatgaagattgtttcttagttcacttgctcttagagggccaggaatattgatggtgtgTATTCGAGTGTtccctgtaacagtggaccatactgtacgTTTCGCTTGCCTAAACGTAttaaaagatgcgaaatggcacTTACGGGAAATCGGGTTAAAGCACTTTTTACCGCTCACAGCCCGCTTCGAATGCGACTCATGAAGACAGTACATATTGCATAAGGGAGCGCGGTTTTTGTTAGTAAGACTAGACTATTTTGGAGACAGTACAGTGCTCCTTCCAGTAAAGCACGGTGGAAGTTGactcaacatatttgcacagcgcaagactacgagtagttacgacgtaaccaCTCGTAGTCTTGCGGTTGCGCTATTTCTGTACTtgtttcttctgtagttacgtcgtacctactcgtagtcttgcgctgtgcaaatatgttgattcccaatcaccaactagcccaagcatctgtcttatggAAGTTGACGAAATTAAAGTGCAAGCACGGTATGCCGAGTGGTGAAGCATTCAGTTACGTTTGGATCCGTTGGCAACGAGTGCACACTGCATACCTGGGACGTCGTTGGCGCTGTTGGCTTCGGTGCCTGCCGTTTCTCCCCGGACAtccgggccttctcagaatcggAGGGCCTACCAGCGCTGATGCCGGTTTTCTCGGGAGTCGACCTCATCGGCTCGTCCGCGTTCGACGAGGTGGCCGACAGCTCCGCCTGCACGACCAGCGGGGATGATGACGACgataatgttgattgattgattgattaaaactttatttttgtcctgagaagacgcaggggagaccccgcgccacccggctaatcctacgtagggaccgtcaagccgagcttggcggcccgttcacgggcactctggacggccagggtttgatccttaagtttGGGGCTGCGTAaaagcgcagcccacctgtcctgtTCGTCGACTGCAGCGTACTCGGGAAAACGCGGAGGCGTTTTCTATTGATAAAaagggcgagacacgtgcgctaGCTGTCATTCTATCGCTTTAATTGAAGATGAAGTGGCTTTGCCGGAAAGTGCACAGTTGTGTTAGTATAGGTGTTTTTAGTGCGTACTAGCCCAACTGTCGGGGCGATCCTAACAATGATATATGTACCCAGCACGATACTACGATGCAGTTACACTTAAC
This genomic interval from Rhipicephalus microplus isolate Deutch F79 chromosome 10, USDA_Rmic, whole genome shotgun sequence contains the following:
- the LOC142774582 gene encoding uncharacterized protein LOC142774582 isoform X1; the encoded protein is MRSTPEKTGISAGRPSDSEKARMSGEKRQAPKPTAPTTSQAQHRHSRTLSLQTNPASLKRHSGAKHETAAGQAASANTSALGKAALSSLSTSTSTGGGTFSSESSPKPGDPGEAASERRSSQPAPVNVVRAVQVADQGALQLEGRAAVDVPQGKRDSAPKTEKATPMIESVQKRPQLGVQPVEAESLRATKQSTHAETRTATTAGTPPATGQAFKPGSETETDAKTETQQPKQVEQQTSGMPPSTRPRGKPSPVMVDSATQSCLPTAVPPSRRNAAVDTKTDAPADFWAVPCAEPELPFASVEYMSPPAGAAIAKVAPVGGQRKADRKCLESTITAGCRPAAGGGRKSAAVTSEAGAAVTTEATIMMDVNPYVRYPLLTMNLLIWLMGLTLLLVGAYAYVDTWTQTDIPSSSTTYNIYSMFVIKMEITVMLFGTVTMSLSFCGCVGALRENTCLLNVYSSFITALLLLNLLAGLVVFFLPSQIKKLLSETFSMELIVHYRDSPDFQRLMDSIQERMQCCGISKRNFRDWNANMYFNCSRANPSSERCSVPYSCCKRNTTEQVVSLSCGRNVLNMTDYDAWFQVYTGNCLDSAHRYVRENVTIITGLCLVFVIVLAFVQMVTQALIDEIQIIRRIYEKFYERAFDIRAAQELQTEPSAN
- the LOC142774582 gene encoding uncharacterized protein LOC142774582 isoform X2 translates to MRSTPEKTGISAGRPSDSEKARMSGEKRQAPKPTAPTTSQAQHRHSRTLSLQTNPASLKRHSGAKHETAAGQAASANTSALGKAALSSLSTSTSTGGGTFSSESSPKPGDPGEAASERRSSQPAPVNVVRAVQVADQGALQLEGRAAVDVPQGKRDSAPKTEKATPMIESVQKRPQLGVQPVEAESLRATKQSTHAETRTATTAGTPPATGQAFKPGSETETDAKTETQQPKQVEQQTSGMPPSTRPRGKPSPVMVDSATQSCLPTAVPPSRRNAAVDTKTDAPADFWAVPCAEPELPFASVEYMSPPAGAAIAKVAPVGGQRKADRKCLESTITAGGGRKSAAVTSEAGAAVTTEATIMMDVNPYVRYPLLTMNLLIWLMGLTLLLVGAYAYVDTWTQTDIPSSSTTYNIYSMFVIKMEITVMLFGTVTMSLSFCGCVGALRENTCLLNVYSSFITALLLLNLLAGLVVFFLPSQIKKLLSETFSMELIVHYRDSPDFQRLMDSIQERMQCCGISKRNFRDWNANMYFNCSRANPSSERCSVPYSCCKRNTTEQVVSLSCGRNVLNMTDYDAWFQVYTGNCLDSAHRYVRENVTIITGLCLVFVIVLAFVQMVTQALIDEIQIIRRIYEKFYERAFDIRAAQELQTEPSAN